The segment CATGTTCCTGTACATCTATATCCAGACGATCGCCCAGCCGTTTTGCCCCACAGTCGGTCAGCAACTGGTCCATTTTTTCGATGGCACCGCAGAACAGATCGTATTCACGGTTGCCGATACCGATGGCGCCATAGCGAACCGCACTGAGATCTGGCTTCTTCTCTGTGAGTTCATCAAACAGCGGCTGAAGATTGTCCGGGAGATCGCCCGCGCCATGGGTCGAGCTGATCACCAGCCAGATTCCGGACAGGGCAAGCTCATCCAGCTCGGGGCCGTGGAGAATTTCGGTTGAAATACCCTCTTCTTCCAGCTTCTCAGCCAGATGCTCAGCGACGTATTCTGCGCTGCCTAAGGTACTTCCGGTGATTAAGGTAACATCAGCCATAACGGGATCCCTGTATCGCAAAGGCGAACATTGTACGCTGTGATCAACGTGGGATCTACCTGTGGATAATTGGGGTTATTACGTTGTTGTACCTGGGGTGATCCGCGCCACGCAGCGGCCTGTCAGGACAGGCCCGGTACGCAGGCAATTGTGGACAGTTTAATACACAGCTTAGGGGGTAATGGTACGCATGATGGGGTTTTGCAGAGAGATAAGCGTTTCCGTGGACTGAATTTCATCAATGGTCTGGATCTTGTTGATCAGCACCTGCTGGAGGGCATCAATTGAGCGACACATCACCTTGATAAAGATGCTGTAGTGCCCGGTGGTGTAGTAGGCCTCGACCACTTCATCCAGCATATCGAGCTTTGCCAGCGCGGACGGGTAGTCTCTGGCGCTTTTCAGGATGATGCCGATAAAGCAGCAGACATCATAACCCAGGTGTTTGGGGTCGATTTCCACCCGGGTCCCTTTGATGATCCCCGCCTGTTTCATTTTCTCAACGCGAACGTGGATCGTGCCCGGACTGACGGCAAACTGCTTGGCCAGCTCGGCAT is part of the Erwinia sp. HDF1-3R genome and harbors:
- the asnC gene encoding transcriptional regulator AsnC → MAENLQIDNLDRGILTALMANARTAYAELAKQFAVSPGTIHVRVEKMKQAGIIKGTRVEIDPKHLGYDVCCFIGIILKSARDYPSALAKLDMLDEVVEAYYTTGHYSIFIKVMCRSIDALQQVLINKIQTIDEIQSTETLISLQNPIMRTITP